In Drosophila nasuta strain 15112-1781.00 chromosome 2R, ASM2355853v1, whole genome shotgun sequence, a single genomic region encodes these proteins:
- the LOC132786526 gene encoding T-complex protein 1 subunit gamma gives MFGGQQPILVLSQNTKRESGRKVQLENIQAGKAIADVIRTCLGPQAMLKMLMDPMGGIVMTNDGNAILREITVQHPAAKSMIEIARTQDEEVGDGTTSVIVLAGEMLAAAEPFLQQQIHPTVIIRAYREALEDIVNHLQSDLSVQLDVKDKAKMAEVVKACVGTKFIGKWSDLAVKIALDAVETVTLNENGRLEVDIKRYAKVEKIPGGSIDESCVLKGVMINKDVTHAKMRRYIENPRIVLLDCSLEYKKGESQTNVEIIGEQDFTRMLQIEEEFVQRVCADIIAVKPDLVFTEKGVSDLAQHYLLKAGITAIRRLRKTDNLRIARACGATIVNRTEELTEKDVGTGAGLFEVKKIGDEYFTFVTQCKDPKACTILLRGASKDILNETERNLQDALHVARNLVLEPRLVAGGGAVEMAASQLLTRKQVKGPYTAVAHALEIIPRTLAQNCGANTIRALTALRAKHASHKAAGVCAWGIDGESGEIVDMNVKNIWEPLAVKLQTYKTAVETAILLLRIDDIVSGSKKRGGNEPTNPAAMAQGHE, from the exons ATGTTTGGTGGACAGCAACCCATCCTTGTGTTGA gtcaaaacacaaaaagagaATCGGGCCGCAAAGTGCAGTTGGAGAATATTCAAGCCGGAAag GCCATTGCCGATGTGATTCGCACCTGCTTGGGCCCCCAGGCCATGCTAAAGATGTTGATGGATCCCATGGGCGGTATTGTGATGACCAACGATGGCAATGCGATCTTGCGTGAAATCACGGTGCAGCATCCAGCGGCAAAGAGCATGATCGAAATTGCACGCACACAGGATGAAGAGGTGGGCGATGGCACCACCTCTGTCATTGTGCTGGCCGGCGAGATGTTGGCCGCTGCCGAGCCATTCCTGCAACAGCAAATTCATCCGACTGTCATAATTCGCGCATATCGCGAAGCACTCGAGGACATTGTCAATCACCTACAGTCCGATCTGAGTGTGCAATTGGATGTGAAAGATAAGGCGAAGATGGCTGAGGTGGTCAAGGCGTGTGTGGGTACCAAATTCATTGGCAAGTGGTCTGATTTGGCTGTGAAAATTGCCCTGGATGCCGTTGAGACGGTTACACTGAATGAGAATGGACGTTTGGAGGTGGACATCAAGCG ttatgcCAAGGTGGAGAAGATTCCCGGTGGCTCCATCGATGAGTCCTGCGTGTTGAAGGGCGTCATGATCAACAAGGATGTGACACACGCCAAGATGCGTCGCTACATTGAGAATCCGCGCATTGTGTTGCTCGACTGCTCGCTGGAGTACAAGAAGGGCGAAAGCCAGACAAATGTAGAGATCATTGGTGAGCAAGACTTTACGCGCATGTTGCAAATCGAAGAGGAGTTCGTGCAGCGTGTCTGCGCCGACATTATTGCCGTCAAGCCCGATCTGGTCTTCACCGAGAAGGGTGTGTCCGATCTGGCACAGCACTATCTGCTCAAGGCGGGCATCACAGCCATCCGGCGCTTGCGCAAAACAGACAACTTGCGAATTGCCCGCGCCTGTGGCGCCACCATCGTCAATCGCACTGAGGAGCTGACCGAGAAGGATGTGGGCACCGGTGCCGGACTGTTTGAGGTGAAGAAAATTGGCGACGAGTACTTTACGTTTGTCACACAGTGCAAGGACCCCAAGGCTTGTACTATTTTGCTGCGCGGTGCCAGCAAGGATATACTCAACGAGACGGAGCGCAATCTGCAAGATGCTCTGCATGTGGCACGCAACCTGGTGTTGGAGCCACGTCTTGTGGCTGGCGGTGGCGCCGTCGAAATGGCTGCTTCCCAGCTGCTCACCCGCAAACAGGTGAAGGGACCCTACACGGCTGTGGCTCACGCCTTGGAGATCATTCCACGCACCTTGGCGCAGAACTGTGGCGCCAATACTATTCGTGCCTTGACCGCACTGCGTGCCAAGCACGCTTCACACAAAGCCGCCGGCGTTTGTGCCTGGGGCATTGATGGCGAATCTGGTGAAATTGTCGACATGAACGTGAAGAACATTTGGGAGCCGTTAGCTGTCAAGTTGCAGACCTACAAAACTGCCGTGGAGACTGCAATTCTGTTGCTGCGCATCGATGATATTGTTTCGGGCTCAAAGAAACGTGGTGGCAACGAGCCAACTAATCCTGCCGCCATGGCTCAGGGCCATGAATag